The Caulifigura coniformis genome includes a region encoding these proteins:
- a CDS encoding sensor histidine kinase: MSLTELEQLQAENATLRAQLDDLQQRLVQAQKLGAVGSLASSITHEFNNILTTIINYARMGVRHKQATIRDKAFDRILSSGQRAAKITTGLLSYVRNRSDRKDILSLKQLVQDILLLVEKDLQVHRIRVETRFVGEPFASVSAGQLQQVLLNLIVNGRQAMEPGGTLYVSVGPGSDPEIAEIAIRDTGCGIPTDKLQKIFDPYYTTKSVDAQGQGGTGIGLALCKDVIDAHGGRIRVESVVGRGTMFTLKLPMAPAPVLSVRPEVAQKVG; the protein is encoded by the coding sequence ATGTCGCTCACTGAGCTGGAACAACTGCAGGCTGAGAACGCCACGCTGCGGGCTCAGTTGGACGACCTGCAGCAGAGGCTCGTGCAGGCCCAGAAACTCGGGGCCGTCGGATCGCTGGCGTCGTCGATCACCCACGAGTTCAACAATATCCTGACGACGATCATCAACTACGCCCGGATGGGGGTCCGCCACAAGCAGGCCACGATTCGCGACAAGGCGTTCGATCGCATCCTTTCGTCCGGCCAGCGGGCCGCGAAGATCACCACCGGCCTCTTGTCGTACGTTCGTAACCGCAGCGACCGCAAAGACATCCTGAGCCTCAAGCAGCTCGTCCAGGATATCCTGCTGCTCGTCGAGAAGGACCTGCAGGTCCACCGCATCCGGGTGGAAACGCGGTTTGTCGGTGAGCCGTTTGCCTCCGTCAGCGCGGGTCAATTGCAGCAGGTGCTGCTCAACCTGATCGTCAATGGCCGGCAGGCGATGGAGCCGGGCGGAACGCTGTACGTGTCGGTCGGGCCGGGGAGCGATCCGGAGATCGCCGAGATCGCGATTCGTGACACAGGCTGCGGCATCCCCACCGACAAGCTGCAGAAGATCTTTGATCCCTACTACACGACCAAATCGGTCGATGCCCAGGGGCAGGGCGGAACGGGCATCGGCCTGGCGCTCTGTAAGGACGTGATCGACGCCCACGGCGGGCGGATCCGGGTGGAAAGCGTTGTCGGCCGGGGAACCATGTTCACCCTGAAACTCCCGATGGCGCCGGCCCCGGTTCTCTCTGTGCGACCGGAAGTCGCCCAGAAGGTGGGGTAA
- a CDS encoding flagellar biosynthesis anti-sigma factor FlgM, with translation MTSASKDVDMDVTGAGTVGGAGAVRPVHLAKPAAVNAAPAPGVQVPRDEVQISDAARSLSAAQIDPQVRAARLAEIKSAIEAGTYDSPQRLEAAIDKMIAAWSRGA, from the coding sequence GTGACTTCTGCTTCAAAGGACGTCGACATGGATGTGACGGGAGCTGGAACAGTGGGCGGCGCAGGCGCCGTTCGCCCCGTGCACCTCGCGAAACCGGCCGCGGTCAACGCGGCTCCCGCGCCTGGCGTGCAGGTTCCTCGAGACGAAGTGCAGATTTCGGACGCCGCCCGTTCCCTGAGCGCGGCACAGATCGATCCCCAGGTGCGTGCAGCCCGACTCGCGGAGATCAAATCGGCGATCGAGGCTGGCACCTACGACAGCCCGCAGCGCCTGGAGGCGGCAATCGACAAGATGATCGCCGCGTGGAGCCGCGGAGCGTAA